The Colletotrichum destructivum chromosome 7, complete sequence genome contains the following window.
ACCAATACGACGGTTAGCGTGCTGTAGGATCGAGGCGTACGGGTTGAGCGTATGATTATTTTTGTCTTTGTTGTCTAAtactgagagagagagagagagagagagaggaatAGTGTGGGAAGGAAACACGGCGAATTCTGACAAATAATGTACGTGGATCATCATTTCCGACACGGCTGGAAGGGGCGATGTTCGACcgactccccccccccccccccccctttttaAACTACTCCGCTAGAGGAGACGGGATGAACATTACTCCCTGATCATATACCTTCAATCTATCGACCTCTAAACACCCTTTAGACCCGACCTCCGTTCATTTCAGCAAATGGCCTTCAGATGACGCCCCCTTGGGCCTCGTCCAGTGCACCGGCACGCCGCCCCAGCTCTCCTCGCTGTAGCCCTCCTGCACCTTCTTGCACGTCCGCAGCCCCCACTCGGTGACGCCTACCATGGCACAGCTCTCGAACATGAAGGCAcagctgccggcgccgaccttggccggcttcaggtcggcggcgttgcgcGCGCCCTCGGCGCTCTCGGCGTCCGGGCCGTGGCCGCTCATGGTGTTGTGCAGGCTCGCGCCGCCGgggacgaagccgccggagccgccgcgCTTGGCGTCGTAGCCGCCGGTGATGAGGCCCATGAACTCGGACATGGTGTTGCGGTGGTAGTAGGGCGGGCGGAAGgtgtcctcggcgacgagccaGCGCGGCGGGAAGATGACGAAGTCCGCGATGGCGGTGCCGGGCAcgcccgagggcgccgagaggACGGTGAAGATGGACGGGTCCGGGTGGTCGTACGAGATGGTGCCGATGGTGTTgaagcggccgaggtcgtACTTGTAGGGGTAGTAGTTGCCATGccaggcgacgacgtcgaaggGGGTGTGGCGCTGCTTGGTCTCGAAGTAGTCGTTGTTGAActtgacggtgacggtgtaggtgttgtcgctgtcgccgccctcgtggGCCGTGGCACCAAAGTCCTCGGAGAAGCATGCCACGGGCACCTGGAAGTCGCGGGCGTTGGCGAGACCGTTGGTGCCGATGGGCCCCAGCTCGGGCAGGGTGAAGTGGCCCTGGTACAGCTCGAGGGCGTAGCCCCTCGCCGGGCCGGAGGGGAGGCGGACCTGGTACTTGACGCCGCGGGGGATGACGGCGATCTCGAGGGGGCGGACGAGGAGCCAGCCGAACTCGGTGCGGATATCGAGCGGGCCTTCTTGTGGGACGATCAACAAatcgccgtcggccgagtagaaggcggcggtgtcgTCCATACTCctgccggcggcgtagaCATACATGCCGATGCCCTGCTTCAGGGTcgggtcgccggcgccggcgacgaggcgcatgccggcgacgaagTCCCAGTGCTTGGCGTCATCGTGGTCGAAGGGATCCCAACGCAGCTGGTTAGGGATGTAGCGCAGCTTTGAGGGCTGGGCCTGGGTCTCGGGCGACGGGGCCGACGTAGGCGTGTAGGGCGGGTGGGCGCACGAGGGGAGGATGCGGTAGAGCCAGGCCTGCTTGTTGTCGTGCCGAGGCGCCGTGAAGGCTGTGCCCGagagcttctcggcgtagAGGCCGTGAGGTGGTTTCTGTGGCGAGTTCTGGCCGATAGGGAGAGATCCAGGGACGGCTTCGGATCTGATGGGGCGGGACTGGTCAGCTCAATTGATGGATGTACTGATAGATCCAGGAAACGAGAGGGGAGACGTACTCGAGATGGGAGTCGAAGCCGACCTGGTAGCGGTACttctcgtcaaagtc
Protein-coding sequences here:
- a CDS encoding Putative homogentisate 1,2-dioxygenase, rmlC-like cupin domain superfamily, rmlC-like jelly roll, encoding MPVTTFDFDEKYRYQVGFDSHLESEAVPGSLPIGQNSPQKPPHGLYAEKLSGTAFTAPRHDNKQAWLYRILPSCAHPPYTPTSAPSPETQAQPSKLRYIPNQLRWDPFDHDDAKHWDFVAGMRLVAGAGDPTLKQGIGMYVYAAGRSMDDTAAFYSADGDLLIVPQEGPLDIRTEFGWLLVRPLEIAVIPRGVKYQVRLPSGPARGYALELYQGHFTLPELGPIGTNGLANARDFQVPVACFSEDFGATAHEGGDSDNTYTVTVKFNNDYFETKQRHTPFDVVAWHGNYYPYKYDLGRFNTIGTISYDHPDPSIFTVLSAPSGVPGTAIADFVIFPPRWLVAEDTFRPPYYHRNTMSEFMGLITGGYDAKRGGSGGFVPGGASLHNTMSGHGPDAESAEGARNAADLKPAKVGAGSCAFMFESCAMVGVTEWGLRTCKKVQEGYSEESWGGVPVHWTRPKGASSEGHLLK